In Natranaerobius thermophilus JW/NM-WN-LF, the genomic stretch GGTGAGTAGCGGCAAGAACCCGCACGTCTATTTTAATAGTTTCAGGGCTTCCTATCCTTTCAAAAGTCCCATCTTGCATAACTCTAAGCAGTTTTGTCTGTAAATGTATCGGCATGTCCCCAATCTCATCTAGAAAAATCGTTCCACCTTCAGCCAATTCAAACTTACCTATTTTCCCGCCTTTTTTAGCTCCTGTAAAAGCACCCGATTCATAACCAAATAATTCACTTTCCAGTAATGTTTCCGGTATAGCCCCGCAGTGAACGGGAACAAATGGTCCTTTCCACCTAGGACTAGCAGAATGAATTGCCCTGGCATAAAGTTCTTTGCCTGTTCCACTCTCACCTCGGATAAGTACTGTAGAATCCGTTTGACTAACTTTTTTGGCCTTTTCCTTTAACTCTTTGATATTATTATTTTTAGAAATAATTGCATTGAATGAAAATCCCGCTGTATTACCACTAACCCTAAAAGCGAGTTTTTCAATCTCTTTAGTGTCCCTGACAGTAGCTACTGCACCTACAACTTTATTATTCATTTTAATAGGTTTCATATTGACCAAACAGTGAATCCCTACTTTAGAAAAGTACTGTTCGTGCCCTAGTTTACTTGTCCCGGTAGTTATTACCCCTTCAAAGGGTAGTTCAGGTACAACATTTTCCACATTTTGACCAATAATATCTCCTCTAATATCCAGTAAATCTCGCACAGCATCATTACAAGCAATAACTTCATTATAATCATCAACTGCCAGAATTCCCTCATAAACAGAATTGACAATGGCGCTTACCTGGGCATAAGCTTTAGTCTTTTCCAGTATGATTTGTTCATTGGAAAAACTATCGGCAAGCAGTTCAGACATTTTTTTGATAAAGCTTCTATATTTTTCTTCTGCGTAAGTCAGATCTTGTTTTTGTGATTCGGTAAAAGCAGTAATTCCTATAATTGCAATTACCTGTCCATTTAAGTTAATTGGCGATAACATATGGGCTTTTTCTTGACACTCCGATTTTTTTGTACATGAATAACAGATTTGATTTTTACCAGGTTTGTTAATAGTTGTAGCTTGTCTTGATTTAATAGAAAATTCATAACCAGATCCTGGGGGTAACCTCTCCCCTATTCTGTTTTTGTAGCTGCCAGTCCCGGCTACCCTAATTAAGTCAGAATCAACAATCGTCACATCCAAAAGAAGTACATCAGAAATCGTTTCAGCTATCTGCTGTACTCCTTTGTTATCAATCTTGGTCACTGGAACACCCCACCTCTTTACAGCAACAAAAATCAAAAGACATCTCCTAATAAGATTATCAATAACGCACTTAATCCCCCTAACAGGATATGCCATGTCATATGCGTTATATTAGTAGTAGGTTCTACTGGATCTTTCCTGGCGATATTCGATCTTAAAATTATCCCGAAAAATAATAACCAAAAAAATAAACCTACTGACACACCCTTAATTAAGTAAAAAGAAGGCGAGGTAAAATAAAGTAAATAACTTACTGTAACTCCTTTAAAACCAGCCAGTATATAATCATTAATAGCACCTATAAACAATCCAGCAGAGGTTTTTATATCTTTTTTTTCTACAAAGGCAGATGCCGAAATATGCCATATAAATATTTTATTTATGCCTAACCGATACAAAAAATAATCAAGAATATTAATCGGTATATTTGCCACCACTCCCGAAAGTAAACCTAGTGTAAATATGTCATCTATCATAAGTACACTCCTATATCTTATATCTGATAAAGTATGTCTTATCCTCTAGTATAACCACAAAATTCTAGTAACATGTAGTTAATCCATGTAATTAATTCATTGTATCGGCCAGTTTTCGGAAAGATGTAAACAACTCTTCAAAAAACTTTTCCCGGTCAACACCTAATCCGACCTTAACATTTCTGGAATCGGGATCTCCCATGACTCCTTTAACTTCCTCTTGACCCCGGGAACAAACAGTTCTTCCTAGGGTATATGTTCCCGTAAGTTCTATTCTGACGTCCATGGACCGAGTCGTAAAGATATCAGGATTAATGGCATAAGCGATGGCACAAGGATCATGAAAAGCCATATCGTAATCTGTTTTCATCTGTCTTTTGAAAAAGTCCATAAATTCTAAAGTTTTCGTAGCAACAGGATGATCCAACTTTTGTAGTAACTGGCGCTCTTTCTGACCTGGTTTACTCTGTTCTGTCACATCTAAACCTATCATGGCAACTGATAATCCGCTTTCAAACACAATTTGTGCACTATGGGGGTCAGCAAAAACATTATATTCGGCTGAAGCTGTCCGATTTCCCTGCCCCATGGCTCCTCCCATAACTATTACTTCTGCTATCTGTTCTTTTATTTCAGGGTATAGCTTAAGGGCCAGAGCTAAATTAGTCATAGGTCCTACAGTGATAACCGTTATCTCACCGGGTCGAGCCATAATTTCTTTTGCCATGGCTACAGCCGCGGGAGTACTGGTTGCATCGCTACTTTTTTCCGGTTCCGGAAAATCCACTTCCCCCAGTCCCGACTCACCATGGATCATTTCACCTGAAACTCTATCCCTGATTAAAGGGGAACTAGCCCCCCTATAAACAGGAACTTCTTCCGCATCTAAAAACTTCAGTAGCTTTTGAGCATTGTGAGTGGTTTTGTCAATTGATACATTACCAAAAACCGTTGTTATGGCAACAGGTTCTAAAATATCCTGTCTTCCCATGAGAAAAAACAGAGCAATGGCATCGTCCATACCTGGATCAGTGTCTAAAATTACAGGTTTTCTGTTTCCCGAAATATAGTTTTTTGCTTTCATTTTCTTTCATTACCTCCATTTCTGTTCTGTTCTGCTCTGCTGGCAATGTAGATTTAGCATTTTTCTATATGAACTCACTATATGACTTTGCTATGTGTGGTTTAGCATGTTGTTTAGCATGTGGTTTAGTTGTGCGAATTAGTGCGAATTAGTTGATATACTCCCACAGCTAAAGCAGTGGCTTTCTGCTGCTGTTTATCGTAATATAGTTTAGTGTGGTGGTTCTCTATTTTCATCCTGTTCCTTGTTTTGATCTTGACTAGTTTTAACTACTTGTTTTGATTTTAAATTCTTCCTGAACTCAATCAGTCTATTTTTTACACGCTTATAAACTGTATCTTCTTCCTCATTTTTATCAAGTAAGCCAGCAGTCATTCCCGATAACAATTCCATACCCTCATCAATGTGAGAAATAGAATAGATGTGGAAATCTCCTCTCTCACAAGCTTCAATCACTTCTTCTGATAAGTTAAGATTATTTTCATTCTGTTTCGGAATGATAACACCTTGGGTACCCGTTAATCCTTTTATCTTACAGGTAGTGAAAAATCCTTCAATCTTTTCAGTGACACCACCTACTGGCTGGATTTCACCTTTTTGATTGACAGAGCCTGTTACGGCCAAATCCTGTCGTAAGGGAATTTCACCGGCACTCGACAAGATAGCATATACCTCCGTACTGGAAGCACTATCCCCGTCTATGCCCCCATAAGTTTGTTCACAACACAGGCTAGCAGACAGGCCTAGCTTTTGATTATATGAAAACAGGCCATTTATCAGGCCGGATAAAATTAGCACTCCTTTGTCGTGAATTTTTCCGCTCAATTTAGCTTCCCGTTCAATATTAATAATACCGCGTTCACCGGGGAAGACATTGGCTGTTATCCTGAAGGGTTTTCCAAACATTAAATCCCCTAGATCATAAACTGCCAGTCCGTTGACCTGACCTGTCACTTCTCCGGCTGTATCGACCATGATATTTCCTTCATCAATTTGTTCTTGAATTTTTTCTTCAGGTCTGTTGACTCGATACTTTTTCTCTTGGATTGCTTTTATGACGTGTTCACGGGAAACATCGTCTTCTCCTTCTAGGGCAGCCCAGGTATCCGCTTCAGACATAATTTCTACTATTTCATTAAACTTGGTTGATAGTTTCTTTTTATGCCCAGCTAAGCGAGAACTGTACTCTACCACACTGGCTACTCCCGAAGGGGTAAATGATTTAAACTCCTCATCCTGAGAATGGGAAGCGATAAATGATGCCATTTTCTCTACATTTTCCTGAGTCCTATTCATGGTTGAATCAAAATCTACTTTGATTTTGAATAACTTGGAAAACTCTTCATCCAGCTGGTATAAAAGCTGATACAATTTTTCATTTCCCACTATGATAACTTTTACATTAAGAGGAATATCTTCCGGTCTGAGAGAAGACATGGCAATCATACCTATATGTTCACCCAAATTTTCCAATCTGAGCTGACCTGTATTCAATACTCGTTTTAATAATTCGTAGGTCATGGGAGTTTTAAGAACATCTTTGGCCTGGAGAATCAAATAACCCCCATTGGCCCTGTGAAAAGCTCCCGGTTTAATCATGTTAAAGTCCGTAACGGCAGTTCCCATTTTATTGACATATTCCATTTTTCCCAGGAGATTGTAATATGTGGGGTTAGTTTCTACAACTACTGGAGCCCCTTCTTGTTCGCAATTATCCACCAGAAGATTGACCTGATACCGCTTGGTTATATCCTCCTTTGATGCCTGGGGTTTTAAAAAAGATAGTCCTCCGTCATCTCCATCGTCATCTTTGGAAATGAAATGTTCTACATTTTTAACGATATCCTCTTCTACCTCTTCCAGGTATTCTAAAACTTTGTCATTGGATTGATAGCGCTCTTTCATGGGATCCATTAAAGGAGATAGACTTTGATGAGCTGTTTCATCTTTTAATTTATCCAGTTCATCTTTTAAGTCACGATCTAAATCCTTTAGTTCGCGCATAAGATTCATTACATTTACGTGGAGTTTAGAAGAGTTCTCTTCAATTTCTCGTTTGGTTTCTGTATCTAATTCGTCAAACTCGTCCTGATTGAGTTCTTTACCATCAACAACAGGGACAGATACTATTCCTGAAGAAGTGTTTTTAAATCGAAATCCGTATTCTTCACCTTCTTCGTTCAATTTATCAACTAGTTCGCGGCGCTTGGCCTGATAGTCCCTAAAAATTTGTGCACGGCTTTCTTCATAAGTTTCAGTCTTAAAGGCCTTAGTTAAGGCGTCTCCTACCTCTTCTAGGAGATTTTCCATCCCTTCAACTAAATTGCAGCCTTCACCAGCAGGTAATTCAAGGGCTCGAGGTGATTCAGGTTCATTAAAGTTATATACATAGCACCAATCAGAAGGTGGATCAAACTTTTTGGCGTAGGTTTCGGTCATGGCCTTGGCATAACTGGTTTTTCCAGTACCGGTTGGGCCGGACATGTAAAGATTGTAGCCTTGACGGTTAATCTGTAGGCCAAATTCCATAGCCTTTACCGCCCGGTCTTGACCAATAATGCTTTTTAATGGTTCCAGTTCTTCTGTTGTGTTGAATTCAAACTGAGATTCATCACAATAAGCTTTCAACTGTTCCTTCTTTAACGGTGCAATTTGTTCTGACATGGTCACGACTCCTTTCTTATTTCTTCTTTACTTAATCACTTTTATTGGGCTCTTTTGGAAAATCAGAACACTTTTACTTAACTGATTATAGCTACCTCTTGTATTCTATGATAATATTAACTTCGCTGTAATAGAAAGTAATTCCTGTTTTTATCAAAATCCTTTAACTTTCTCTGTTAAATTAACAGTATGGTGGGACAATTAGCGTACATAGATTATTATGTTATATTAATGTTGATATTACAATACAAAGGTGTTATTAAATTGCAGTATTGCTATTAATTCTGGCATTAGTACTGTTAAAAGAAACTCAAACAATTTATGCTCAGTAAAAAAGGAATAATTGGCAGGAATTATTTTATCCTTCCCGAATATTGATTGAGAGAAAATTATTTAGGGGAAAATTATTTAGGGAGGGGAAAGATATGGTGAAAATTAATAAGGATTCATTGGTGAAAATGAGCGTGCAAGGAAACATTTCACCTCCAAAAACTGGGCCCTACAGAATTAATACCCATGGTTATGCCAGCACTCTACCTGGTGTAGGGGGCATTACCTACAATGTCAAAGTAGGTAGTTCTGCCATGGGCTGGGTAGCAGACCACGTTGAGCCGGGAGTTAGTATTAAGGTAAAAGATGAGCAGGATAATAGCGGCCTTCAAACCTTTGCCTGTGTAGGTAATGAAGCCGTAGTAATCAGTGGATCTGCCAAAGGACGTAAAGGTGTTGTAATTGGTAAGCACGGTGGGATTGAACACGTTATAGTTCAGTTCGATGATGATACTCTAGATAAACTAGCTATTGATGATAAAATTGCCATAAAAGCATTCGGTACAGGTTTGAAACTGACGGATCATCCTGATATTAGTATTAAAAACTTAGATCCAGATCTACTTGAAAAATTGCCTATTAAGGAAACTTCAGAAGGAATTGAAGTTCCTGTCACTACCAAAATTCCTGCCCATTTGATGGGATCAGGTATTGGAGCACCAACGACTCATCGAGGGGATTACGATATTACAACTCACGATCCCGAAGCTTACGAAAAATATAATCTTAAGGATCTCAAATTAGGTGATCTAGTTCTTTTAGAAGATAGTGATAACGAATTTGGCCGAGAATATCTAAAAGGTGCCCGGTCCATAGGAGTTGTGATTCACAGTGACTGTGTAGTTACAGGTCACGGACCAGGAGTAACCACTTTACTTACAAGTAAAAAGCCCGTCATTGAAGGAAGTTTCGATGATAAAGCCAATATTGCCAATTACTTGGATCTTGAAAAATTAGAAGAAGAAAACAAACAGCAAGACCAAGATAAAGACAAGTAACAAACAAAAACGATTAAACATAAATTGAGCCTGCCAAACTGTTTTAACAGATGGCAGGCTTCTTTATTGTATTTATTTCCTCTTTAAAATCGTTAAGATATTAAACCTCATAGACCGCAATTCTGTGCTGTAGGAAGGTATTTCGCTCATCGGTTTTTTTGTTTGAAATTGCTATCCCAATTGATTTTTTGGTCCCGACCAAAACTACTAGAGATTTAGCTCTAGTAACAGCTGTGTACAGTAGATTTCTCTGTAACATGATGTAATGCTGTGTTGTCACTGGCAAAACAACCACCGGGTATTCACTTCCCTGACTCTTGTGCACACTAATGCAATAGGCGTGGACTAAAGCGTCTAGTTCCCTGCCTTCATAGGCTATCTCTTCACCATGCCCATATCTAACGTTAACTACATTTTCTTCCGCATCCACCTTGGTTACAATTCCTGTATCTCCATTAAAAACATTCTTTTCATAATCGTTTTTGACCTGCATGACTTTATCCCCTGTTCGATAACAAGCACCACCAAAGTTAATTTCAGCCTTATTTTTTTGCGGAGGATTGAGAACTTTTTGAAGAGATTGATTCAAATTTTCTACCCCCGTTACTGTCCTTCTCATGGGAGACAGAACCTGAATATCGTTTACAGGGTGATAACCGTTGTAGTTAGGCAAGCGCTTGGCACACAGTGAAATAATTGTCTTAACAACATCTTCAGGTTCTTCTCTGGGTAAAAAATAAAAGTCCTTTCCCTTGGCATTCAAAATGGGAAACTTCCCCTCATTTATTCTATGAGCGTTGACCACAACCATACTTTCTCTGGCCTGGCGAAAAACTCTCTTTAACCTGACCAAAGGTATCCGTCCTGATTCGATGATATCCTGAAGGACATTGCCAGCCCCAACTGAGGGTAGTTGATCAGTATCCCCTACCAGGACCAGTCGAGTCCCAGGTGATATTGCCTTTAACAGATTGTTCATTAAAATCGTATCTATCATGGATGCCTCGTCCACAATTAATAGATCACCTTTCAGTGGACGGTCTTGATTGCGCTGAAATTTCATTCCCTCTTCCTTATCATAGGTAAATTCAAGCAACCGGTGAATAGTTTTAGCTTCATCACCTGTGGCTTCACTCATACGCTTGGCAGCTCTACCCGTAGGAGCAGCGAGCATAACTTTCTGTCCGGCTTTTTGAAATATATCCATCAAGCACTTGATCACTGTTGTTTTACCTGTACCAGGTCCACCTGTGACCACCATCAAACCTGTTTCAGGCACCTGCTTTATCACCTGATGCTGTTCCGGAGAAAGAACTAAATTTGCCTGCTCTTCCAAATACTTTTCTGCTATTTTCTGGATCCTAGGAAATAGTTCCCTGTCCACTCCATCTTTTAACCTTTTTAATCTACTGGCAATTCCCTGTTCAGCAAAAAAGAAGGGAGCCGGATAAATCAGCTCACCTGCTTCAGGGATATTTTCAACCACTATTTCTTTTTCTTCGACTAATTCTTCCAGCACAGAATTTAAATTGACATTCTCTACTTCCAATTCCTTTAATGCTTCTATTAATTCTTCTCTTTTCAAAAAAGTATTACCATCTTGAGATTTCTCTTCTAATAGGTAGACTACAGCAGCCTTGGCTCGCTCCTCGGAGTCTACTGAAACACCCATTTCCCGGGCTATTTTATCAGCAGTTTTAAATCCAATCCCAAAGACCTCTCTAGCAAGTGAATATGGATTTTCAGATACCTTTTGAATTGTATTGTCACCGAAACGGCGGTAAATTTTCAGAGCAAAAGCAGGACTTACTCCAAATTCCTGTAAAAATACCATAATATCTTTAATCTGCTTGTGCTCTTGGAATCCCCTGGATATCTGAGCTGCTTTTTCCTTGCCGATTCCGGGTACTTCCTGTAACTTTTCCGGTGTATTTTCAATAACTTGGAGCACTTCTTTACCGAAGTGCTCCACCAGACTTTCCGCTGTTTTGGGGCCAATCCCTTTAATCATCCCCGAACTGAGAAATTTAATTAATCCATCTACTGTTACAGGTAATTTTATTTCATAGCTATCAACCTGGAACTGTTTCCCGAATTTTTTATGATCAACATATTCTCCGGAAAGGTCCAAGCGTTCTCCTGGAGTCAAATGAGGCATATTGCCTACTATAGTAATTTCATTTCTCGTCTCTTGAGTGACCAGTTTGGCTACTGTAAACATATTTTCCGGATTATGATATGTTACTCGTTTAATTATCCCCTCGATTTGAGCCATTTCCATCCACCCCTCTATTGGGGAATCCCACAATTTTTTTTTCATCGTCCTGTACTGAATGAAGTTCAGTTATTTTTTTAAACATGCTGACCCTGTTTTTACCTTGCTTTTTGGACCCTAAGTACAGAGCCTGATCAGATTTTCTCATCAAATCCATAGAGCTAGTGCCATCCTGGGGATATTCAGCCCCACCAATACTGACTGTTAATTTGACTTTGGGAGTTTTCTCATCCCCTGGGAAAGGATAATTTGCTATGGCACTGCGAATTCGCTCGGCAATTTTTTCCGCTTCTATTCCTCGTGCTCCCAATAATAAAACACTAAACTCCTCTCCACCATAGCGACAAGCAATGTCCCTGTCCCGAATATTATCTTTTAATAATTTGGATATAATTTCTAAGACTTCATCCCCTGCCGGGTGTCCGAATCTATCATTATAAAGTTTGAAGTCATCAATGTCTATCATCAACATGGTCAAAGATCGTTCTGGATAATCGTAAATTGCCTGTTCTAGCTGTTTATAAAAGTACCTATAATTATACAAATTGGTCTTCTCGTCAGTCACTGCTAAATCCTCCACTTTCTGATGATGCAGAGCATTGGAAAGAGCAGAAGCTACCTGAGCAGAAAAAATTTCTGTCAGTTGGATAAGTTCATCCTTTTCCAAATGCTCTATAAAATTATTTCTGGTTAAAGACAGAGCCCCAATAATTTTGTTTTGACAAATTAAGGGAGTTACCAGAATTGATTCCTCTTTATCGTATAATCCTTCTGCACTGGCAGCCTCCTGCCATTCTGGATGATTAATGTTATTGATAAATAAGGGGGTCTTGCGGTGACTAACTTTTCCAGTGATACCCTCACCTTCAGCTAGGATAATAGTGCGCTCTGGAGATTCCCCGTTAATTAAGGTAAGTTTAAATCCCTGCTTGTCATCGTAAATCCAAATCCCACATTTTTTAGTATCAAACATGGTTTTACTAGCTCTGGTGATAGCCTGTAAAACATCATCCAGTTCCATACTCTCAATTAAGTTAACAGAAGTTTTTTGTAATGAATGAAGTTCTTGATGAAACTGATCAAGCTTTTTGTACAGGCGAAAAATATAACTGTTAAGTCCTAGTGCCATAACCATGACTACAATACCTAAAATACCAATATTATTGTACAACATTATCATCAACACAGCTACAGGTAAACTAACTCCGTATGTAACCACATCCCACCCAACGTTTTTTAACACATCTGAAAAGCTGTATTCCCGATAACTTACAACAAATTTGATATAAGTGGTTAAAATTGTATGATTAACCGCTAGACTGACCAGTCCATAAATAATTACTGGCAATGGGCCAGTCATTTCACCTAAACCTACTACACCTCCAGCCTGCTGATAAGCCAAGCCTGCCACATAAAATGTAACTCCAAACATAGCTCCGTTAAAAAGCGCTACACTTCCTGGTCTATTTGAAAAAACTGCGGAATGAAAGGCAATTCCCACAGTGG encodes the following:
- a CDS encoding sigma-54 interaction domain-containing protein, with product MTKIDNKGVQQIAETISDVLLLDVTIVDSDLIRVAGTGSYKNRIGERLPPGSGYEFSIKSRQATTINKPGKNQICYSCTKKSECQEKAHMLSPINLNGQVIAIIGITAFTESQKQDLTYAEEKYRSFIKKMSELLADSFSNEQIILEKTKAYAQVSAIVNSVYEGILAVDDYNEVIACNDAVRDLLDIRGDIIGQNVENVVPELPFEGVITTGTSKLGHEQYFSKVGIHCLVNMKPIKMNNKVVGAVATVRDTKEIEKLAFRVSGNTAGFSFNAIISKNNNIKELKEKAKKVSQTDSTVLIRGESGTGKELYARAIHSASPRWKGPFVPVHCGAIPETLLESELFGYESGAFTGAKKGGKIGKFELAEGGTIFLDEIGDMPIHLQTKLLRVMQDGTFERIGSPETIKIDVRVLAATHQPLEEFIEKNKFRRDLFYRLNVVPLFIPALRERREDISLLLNHFLNKYANKLKREQPALSRELMSFLEQYSWPGNVRELENVAEYFININEKGYLDLGDLPKNMKDKLLETQDYQKNVGDDEILPLEELEKRSFEKAVKIYGISEQGKQLMAGKLGVSRATVYRKLKKYGLI
- a CDS encoding nucleoside hydrolase → MKAKNYISGNRKPVILDTDPGMDDAIALFFLMGRQDILEPVAITTVFGNVSIDKTTHNAQKLLKFLDAEEVPVYRGASSPLIRDRVSGEMIHGESGLGEVDFPEPEKSSDATSTPAAVAMAKEIMARPGEITVITVGPMTNLALALKLYPEIKEQIAEVIVMGGAMGQGNRTASAEYNVFADPHSAQIVFESGLSVAMIGLDVTEQSKPGQKERQLLQKLDHPVATKTLEFMDFFKRQMKTDYDMAFHDPCAIAYAINPDIFTTRSMDVRIELTGTYTLGRTVCSRGQEEVKGVMGDPDSRNVKVGLGVDREKFFEELFTSFRKLADTMN
- a CDS encoding Lon protease family protein gives rise to the protein MSEQIAPLKKEQLKAYCDESQFEFNTTEELEPLKSIIGQDRAVKAMEFGLQINRQGYNLYMSGPTGTGKTSYAKAMTETYAKKFDPPSDWCYVYNFNEPESPRALELPAGEGCNLVEGMENLLEEVGDALTKAFKTETYEESRAQIFRDYQAKRRELVDKLNEEGEEYGFRFKNTSSGIVSVPVVDGKELNQDEFDELDTETKREIEENSSKLHVNVMNLMRELKDLDRDLKDELDKLKDETAHQSLSPLMDPMKERYQSNDKVLEYLEEVEEDIVKNVEHFISKDDDGDDGGLSFLKPQASKEDITKRYQVNLLVDNCEQEGAPVVVETNPTYYNLLGKMEYVNKMGTAVTDFNMIKPGAFHRANGGYLILQAKDVLKTPMTYELLKRVLNTGQLRLENLGEHIGMIAMSSLRPEDIPLNVKVIIVGNEKLYQLLYQLDEEFSKLFKIKVDFDSTMNRTQENVEKMASFIASHSQDEEFKSFTPSGVASVVEYSSRLAGHKKKLSTKFNEIVEIMSEADTWAALEGEDDVSREHVIKAIQEKKYRVNRPEEKIQEQIDEGNIMVDTAGEVTGQVNGLAVYDLGDLMFGKPFRITANVFPGERGIINIEREAKLSGKIHDKGVLILSGLINGLFSYNQKLGLSASLCCEQTYGGIDGDSASSTEVYAILSSAGEIPLRQDLAVTGSVNQKGEIQPVGGVTEKIEGFFTTCKIKGLTGTQGVIIPKQNENNLNLSEEVIEACERGDFHIYSISHIDEGMELLSGMTAGLLDKNEEEDTVYKRVKNRLIEFRKNLKSKQVVKTSQDQNKEQDENREPPH
- a CDS encoding DUF4438 domain-containing protein is translated as MVKINKDSLVKMSVQGNISPPKTGPYRINTHGYASTLPGVGGITYNVKVGSSAMGWVADHVEPGVSIKVKDEQDNSGLQTFACVGNEAVVISGSAKGRKGVVIGKHGGIEHVIVQFDDDTLDKLAIDDKIAIKAFGTGLKLTDHPDISIKNLDPDLLEKLPIKETSEGIEVPVTTKIPAHLMGSGIGAPTTHRGDYDITTHDPEAYEKYNLKDLKLGDLVLLEDSDNEFGREYLKGARSIGVVIHSDCVVTGHGPGVTTLLTSKKPVIEGSFDDKANIANYLDLEKLEEENKQQDQDKDK
- a CDS encoding ATP-dependent RecD-like DNA helicase — encoded protein: MAQIEGIIKRVTYHNPENMFTVAKLVTQETRNEITIVGNMPHLTPGERLDLSGEYVDHKKFGKQFQVDSYEIKLPVTVDGLIKFLSSGMIKGIGPKTAESLVEHFGKEVLQVIENTPEKLQEVPGIGKEKAAQISRGFQEHKQIKDIMVFLQEFGVSPAFALKIYRRFGDNTIQKVSENPYSLAREVFGIGFKTADKIAREMGVSVDSEERAKAAVVYLLEEKSQDGNTFLKREELIEALKELEVENVNLNSVLEELVEEKEIVVENIPEAGELIYPAPFFFAEQGIASRLKRLKDGVDRELFPRIQKIAEKYLEEQANLVLSPEQHQVIKQVPETGLMVVTGGPGTGKTTVIKCLMDIFQKAGQKVMLAAPTGRAAKRMSEATGDEAKTIHRLLEFTYDKEEGMKFQRNQDRPLKGDLLIVDEASMIDTILMNNLLKAISPGTRLVLVGDTDQLPSVGAGNVLQDIIESGRIPLVRLKRVFRQARESMVVVNAHRINEGKFPILNAKGKDFYFLPREEPEDVVKTIISLCAKRLPNYNGYHPVNDIQVLSPMRRTVTGVENLNQSLQKVLNPPQKNKAEINFGGACYRTGDKVMQVKNDYEKNVFNGDTGIVTKVDAEENVVNVRYGHGEEIAYEGRELDALVHAYCISVHKSQGSEYPVVVLPVTTQHYIMLQRNLLYTAVTRAKSLVVLVGTKKSIGIAISNKKTDERNTFLQHRIAVYEV
- a CDS encoding sensor domain-containing diguanylate cyclase, with the protein product MGKILEKRLNQGVALASSLVLLTLLWITLVNAGYRENVFTYEFIVLLALTIVMERIRIPAGRISLSLNFALVFSALVILGFYPSIWIATVGIAFHSAVFSNRPGSVALFNGAMFGVTFYVAGLAYQQAGGVVGLGEMTGPLPVIIYGLVSLAVNHTILTTYIKFVVSYREYSFSDVLKNVGWDVVTYGVSLPVAVLMIMLYNNIGILGIVVMVMALGLNSYIFRLYKKLDQFHQELHSLQKTSVNLIESMELDDVLQAITRASKTMFDTKKCGIWIYDDKQGFKLTLINGESPERTIILAEGEGITGKVSHRKTPLFINNINHPEWQEAASAEGLYDKEESILVTPLICQNKIIGALSLTRNNFIEHLEKDELIQLTEIFSAQVASALSNALHHQKVEDLAVTDEKTNLYNYRYFYKQLEQAIYDYPERSLTMLMIDIDDFKLYNDRFGHPAGDEVLEIISKLLKDNIRDRDIACRYGGEEFSVLLLGARGIEAEKIAERIRSAIANYPFPGDEKTPKVKLTVSIGGAEYPQDGTSSMDLMRKSDQALYLGSKKQGKNRVSMFKKITELHSVQDDEKKIVGFPNRGVDGNGSNRGDN